From Nicotiana tabacum cultivar K326 chromosome 15, ASM71507v2, whole genome shotgun sequence, the proteins below share one genomic window:
- the LOC107772695 gene encoding probably inactive leucine-rich repeat receptor-like protein kinase At5g48380 — MEKTNFRTRSFFFICTFLGFLLILLSKISVCSAAENDFYCLKSIKDSLQDPFNNLGSWDFNNVTEGFICRFSGINCWHDNENKVLSITLSNYGLIGEFPRGVRNCTSLTNLDLSGNKLYGNIPSDISVILDYVVILDLSYNTFSGNIPPDIANCTYLNFLGLDNNNLEGEIPSRIGSLLRLRTFSVANNYLTGAVPSFVNEQITAKSFENNPEFCGKPLKGCENSWIWKHIDRASFIKAFVVGWVLFFTLALVLRLFQFPSKVINKIVSFNKWKLRVKEHLTSGSDLPGEEDLSSSNHKILRLQKFVTRMSFGELEKATSGFSENHLVGNGMLGKVYKAILPNGWTLAIKKLNEWENLEDEFVSEITTLGGLRHRNLLPLIGFCAEKENRFLVYKYMPNGSLHEWLHSNEEKAKILDFPLRVKMALGIAKGLAWLHHGYELHVTHGSISTRCILLDQNFEPKISNFWEAKFWSKNDTALSWSLFPVAEYSGLGSYKQDIYCFGVVLLELVTGKEPHELTSSRNLFDHSPCLLDADRDLLGKGVDDLILQFLELACTCVKFFPNERPTMLEVYDTLRTVSQGRTD; from the exons ATGGAGAAAACCAACTTTAGAACAAGATCTTTCTTTTTCATCTGCACATTtcttggatttctattgatattacttagcaaaatttctgTCTGTAGTGCTGcagaaaatgatttttattgcttGAAATCAATAAAAGATTCATTACAAGACCCTTTCAATAATTTGGGCAGTTGGGATTTCAACAATGTTACAGAAGGCTTCATCTGCCGTTTTTCAGGAATTAATTGCTGGCATGATAATGAGAATAAGGTACTGAGCATCACACTTTCAAACTATGGATTAATTGGTGAGTTTCCTCGAGGCGTTCGAAATTGTACAAGTTTGACTAATTTAGATCTTTCAGGCAACAAGTTGTATGGAAATATCCCTTCTGATATTTCAGTGATACTTGATTATGTGGTAATACTTGATCTATCATATAACACATTTTCTGGCAATATACCACCTGATATAGCTAATTGTACCTACCTTAACTTTCTGGGGTTGGACAATAATAATTTAGAAGGTGAAATTCCAAGTAGAATAGGCTCTTTACTTCGCCTTCGGACATTCAGTGTAGCCAACAATTACTTGACTGGGGCAGTGCCGTCGTTTGTTAATGAACAAATCACAGCTAAAAGTTTTGAAAACAATCCAGAGTTTTGTGGGAAGCCTTTGAAAGGATGTGAGAATTCTTGGATATGGAAACATATCGATCGTGCTTCGTTTATCAAAGCGTTTGTGGTTGGTTGGGTACTTTTCTTTACGTTGGCTTTAGTCCTTCGCTTATTTCAATTTCCAAGCAAGGTTATCAACAAGATAGTCTCATTCAACAAATGGAAACTGAGGGTAAAGGAACATTTAACTTCAGGAAGTGATTTACCAGGTGAAGAGGACTTAAGCAGCAGCAACCACAAG ATATTAAGGCTGCAGAAGTTTGTTACTAGAATGAGTTTTGGGGAGCTGGAAAAAGCAACTTCTGGGTTTAGTGAAAACCATTTAGTAGGAAATGGAATGTTGGGCAAAGTGTACAAAGCAATACTTCCAAATGGCTGGACACTTGCCATCAAGAAGCTCAATGAATGGGAGAATTTGGAGGACGAGTTTGTCTCTGAGATAACAACTCTCGGTGGCCTGAGACATCGGAACCTATTGCCTCTTATAGGTTTCTGTGCTGAAAAAGAAAACAGATTTCTTGTTTACAAATATATGCCTAATGGAAGTCTTCATGAATGGCTGCACTCGAACGAAGAAAAGGCCAAGATTTTGGACTTCCCTCTTAGAGTTAAAATGGCACTTGGGATAGCAAAAGGCCTTGCTTGGCTTCATCATGGGTACGAATTACACGTTACACACGGGAGCATAAGCACACGATGTATCTTGCTAGATCAAAATTTTGAACCTAAAATATCCAATTTTTGGGAAGCCAAGTTTTGGAGTAAGAATGACACTGCATTAAGTTGGAGTCTTTTCCCAGTAGCTGAATATTCTGGTTTAGGTTCTTACAAGCAAGACATTTACTGCTTTGGTGTTGTGCTTCTCGAGCTTGTAACTGGGAAGGAACCACATGAACTGACCAGCTCGAGAAATCTATTTGATCATTCGCCTTGTCTACTTGATGCAGATAGAGATTTGCTTGGAAAAGGAGTCGACGATTTAATCCTCCAATTTCTTGAATTAGCTTGTACCTGTGTGAAGTTCTTTCCTAATGAAAGGCCAACAATGCTGGAAGTGTATGACACATTGAGGACAGTTTCTCAGGGCCGAACAGACTGA